In [Phormidium] sp. ETS-05, the genomic window TATGAAACTCTCCACGAAAAACCAGTGGAAGCGGTCAAAAAGATGACCGAGTTTATGGGTTTGGATGCGACGATGCAAATGTGCGCCAACGCGGTAGAACACCATAGAATTGAGAAGAAACAGGAGCTAGCAGGGAACTCGCAGTTTTTCCGCAAGGGTAAGGTGGGAAGCGCTCGCGAGGAACTCCCCGGGGAAACGGTGGACTATATTGAGAGCAAGGGTATGGGGATGTACGATCGGGCGAAGCAGCTCGAAGCGATGATTTAACTCATTTGCTGATTACCAATAGATGTTTTTAAGTAGGTATGGCCAGCCTTACCTACTTTTTATTTGTGTTTACCTGCACAATCCCAATCATCTCAAATACGAGGGCATCGTTTGTGAATATTTGCCCAATGGGGGAAAAATCCGCTTTGTCTCCCGCCATCTGGTTAAGAGGTTAACTAACCCCCGAATGGGGGTTTGATTCATATAGCCACCCAACCGGTGGCGGTAGCGGCGGCTTGCTTCCGAAGGTTTGTAGGTTGTGGGGCTCCCCCTTCCCCTGGACCTATTCTTCAGTGCGAGTGGTGTGATAAACGTGAGCGATGCGCTGGATGGAGGTAAATAAGCTGAGGACGGCGAGGGTCCAGATGGCAAATACTACCACGTTGCCAATTAACCCGATCGCCATCACTATTACCCGCACCAGTCGGGTGAGTATTCCTACTCGGCATTCTATGCCCAAACCTTCGGCGCGAGCGCGGGTGTAGCTCACCATCACGGACCCGAACATCGCTAAGCTGCATCCAAATATTGCCCAGGTGTCTTGGCTCTGTACAAATAGGGCAATGAGTCCTAAGCAGATGGCGGCTTCTGAGAAGCGATCGAGTACCGAGTCCAGAAAAGCGCCAAATTTGGTTTCCTGGTTCATGGCCCGCGCCAAGGTGCCATCGAGCGCGTCCAGAGGCATGGCGACAAACGCCATCAGCATCCCGCCCCAGAAAATATAGCTTTTGGCAATTAAAACCGCTGCCACCAGGTTGAGCAGTAAACTCATCACCGTGATGGTGTTGGGAGTGATACCCAGTTTGCCGATGCTATTGGCGATCGGGTCAAAAATAAACCGCGTCCGTTCCCTTGCCCAAGTCTCCATTAATTAGTTATTTGTTGTTTGTCATTTGTCCTTTGTCATTGGTCATTTGTCCTTTGTTCCTCAGAAACCCGGTTTCTTGCGTCAACTGTTGGTTAAGCACAAGTCCCTAGTTTTAGAAACCGGGTTTCTTCTCCCCCGGTTTCTCCTCCAAAGGACAAAGGACAAAGGACTCTTGGACTAATGACCAATAACTTAACCCTTCAAGGCTTTGTCGCTCAGTTGGGTCAACAGTTTATTAGACCGCTCCACAAAAGATTTCATCGTGTCCGCGTCAAAACCTTTTTGTGCCATCAAAGCCAGTTCATAAACTTGCTGACAAATCATCTTTGCCAACTCCGCCGAAGGCGATTTCTCACTACCAATGATACTACCTTGGGTCAAATTCACCAGGTTTTGAATCAGTGGGTGACTGGTATTCACCAACAAGATATGCTCTTCTGGGAATTGTGCCATTTCCTGAGCTACTAGAGCATTCATATCCCGCAGGCGGCGGAGGAATTCTGGCAACAGGACCATCGCTGGGGGCGCACCTTGGGGGTCTTCCGACTTGAGGGCCTCGGTGCGGATGTTGACTTTGGGTTTGTTCAGAGCCTGCTCAAAGATTTCTTTAATTTGGTCGCTGCGGGTTTTATTCGTGGTGGGGTCCACGATTTCCGAGGCTTTTTTCTCCTTATCCAACAGCGTCTCGTCTAGGTCCGAGTCCACCCGCGAGAATTTGGCATCGCGGTATTCCCGCTCTAAGAAGGAGATAAAGTGGGGGTCGATGAAGGAGTCCATAAATAGGACTTCCAGCCCTTGACTTTTGTGCAGTTCTATGTATTGGGCTTGATGAACCTCATCGGTGGCGTAGAAAACCCGGTTTTCGTGGCGAGTTTTGTTCCGTTCCAGGTATTCCGGCAAGGTGGTGTAGCTTGGTCCGTCCAGTTTATCGCTGCTGGGGGTGGCTTCTTGCCATACGTCCCCTTCCCCAGACTGCACCTCTACGGCGGGAGTTTCGGCGGAGGCGGGGGCCAGGTTGGCGGTGGTGCGGAAGATGATGATATCTTCTACTTGTTTTTTAAATTTGTCGTCGTTGAGGCAACCGAATTTGACGAAGGTGCCTACATCTTGCCAGCAGCTAATGTATTCGGCGCGGTTGTTTTTGTACAGTTCCTTGAGCCGATCGGCCACCTTCTTGGCAATGAAATCGGCAATTTTCCGCACCGTGCGGTCCATCTGCAGCGCGCTGCGGGACACGTTCAGGGGAATATCAGGACTGTCAATCACCCCCCGCATGGGCAGCAAAAACTTGGGAATCACTTCCTCGCAGTGGTCGCTGACATACACCTGATTGCAGAATAGCTTAATATTCCCCTTCGTCACATCCACATCGGGCCGCAGTTTGGGGAAATAGAGAATCCCATTAATCAGAAAAGGATAATCGGTTTTCAGATGCACCCACAACAGGGGTTCTTCCTGGAACGGGTACAAGTAGCGATAAAATTCCAGATAATCCTCTTTGGTGAGGTTGCTGGGAGACTCGCGCCAGGGGGCCTTTTGGCGGTTGATGGTTTCCCCATCCAGTTTGATGGGAACCGACATAAAATCGCAGTAGGTTTTCACCAACTGCTTGATGCGAGAGGCTTCTAGATACTCTTGTTCTTCGTCCCCCAGAGTTAGGGTGACGGTGGTGCCTCTGGTAGCGCGGGAGGATTCTTCTAGTTGGAACATCGGCGAGCCATCGCAGGACCAGTGAACGGCGGTGGCTCCTTCCTGGTAGGAGAGGGTGTCGATTTCTACCTTTTTGGCTACCATAAACGAGGAGTAGAAACCGAGACCGAAATGGCCGATAATCTGGTCAGCCGTGCCTTTGAACTTTTCTATAAATTCTTCGGCACTGGAGAAAGCGACTTGGTTGATGTACTTTTTCACCTCGTCGGCGGTCATACCGATGCCGTTGTCGGAGATAGACAGGGTTTTGTTGTCTTTGTCAATGGCGATCGTGATTTCCGGCTCGCCGCTATCGCCGCTGAAGTCCCCAGACAGTCCCGCCATCTTCAGCTTAGATATAGCATCCACCGCATTGGAAACCAGCTCCCGCAAGAAAATCTCATGGTCAGAGTATAGAGACTTCTTGATAATCGGGAATATATTCTCGGTATGAATCGTAATCGTGCCTTGTTCCAGAACCGTCATAACTATCCCTTAGTGCTGATAATATATGCGAGTGCGGTATCTTCCGCCTGATTTCGGGGTAGTCCGCCCCAAACATTGCCGGACTAGACAGCCGCTCCACAATTGATTTTGGGCGATATCCGTCCCCATCATAATCGGGGATTGCCCCCCGTCAGGGATTCGGATTTCCCTACCCCCCGTGGTACGCTCTTGAACAGGGATGCAGTGGTGATGTGACACAACAGAAAAGATATTAGAGGTGACAGCGCGTGAAAACCGCCAAAACAAGCCAGTGGCAACGGCTTTTTTCCTACTTCGCCATCTTTCTCGGTACTTTTGCCGGGACAACCTTCGGTATCAGGGTGATTTTGCCCCCCCCAGAAATCCCCGTAGTCACCCCCAAACTGACAACTTTTGCCGCCACCAAACAAAACTATAACACCATATTTATCGGTTCTAGTCGCACCTATCGCCACATCATCCCCAGCATCTTTGACGCCCAATTACAGCGACGGGGATATAACATTACATCCTATAACTTCGGCATCTACGCCATGCAACTGCCAGAAACCTACTTTCTCTTGCAGAAAATTCTGGCCATGAAACCCACCGGCTTGCGATATGTCTTCATCGATATAGATTCAGTCAATTTAGATATCCCCAAAGAAAACCGACGCACAGACAGGGTAATTTCCTGGCATGGGTGGCAACAAATGCCAGAAATTTACCAATTAATTGCCAAGCAAAATCAAAGCTGGTGGCAAAAGAAGCAGTTAATCCAGTTGCACGCCACACCTTTTTTATCCAATATCGGTAACTTAGGTCAAGCCGACAGACTTTTTGCCCTATTGGCACCAGCCACAACCAAATCGCTCAATCCGGGCTACGATACCGCCTACAAAGAACCGGGCGCCGATGGCTATCTTCCCCTAGACCAAGAAAATGATATCATCTTTACAGCACGGCGTCAAGAATACTTAGCAAAACTTGATAAATATCAAGCCCAAGTAGCCACACTTGCCGCTCAAGAGCCAACCCAAAAAAATCGCCGACTAAAACCATACGAAGCCGATATCATCCAGAAATTAGTCAAAGCCGTAACCGACGCTGGCGCTACCCCCATATTTTTCATTCATCCAGTGTTGAAACAAGAAGCGCACCTCATAGAAGCGCACCAAAAAGGATATATCCCCATTTTATTGCCTTTCAACCAACCGGCAAAATTTCCCACTTTGTACGACCCCGATAAGCGCTATGATTGGTATCACCTGAACCACCAAGGTGCTGAGCAATTTACCCAATTGCTGGCTGATGAATTCGCCAGTTATTGTCATTTGTCCCTTGTCCCTTGTCCGGCGAAGAATGAAAAGTGAACAGTGAACAGTGAACAGTTATTTTCTTCACTCTTGGCTTTTCACTCTTAATCATTCACTTAACAAATGACCAAGGACAAAAGAATCCCTACCCAAGGACAAAAGAATCCCTACCCAAGGACAAAAGAATCCCTACCCAAGGACAAAAGAATCCCTACCCAAGGACAAAAGAATCCCTACCCAAGGACAAATAAATGCTGTTTACCGAATTCCGGTTTTTTTGGTTTTTCGCCATAGTTTTCCTGGTGTACTGGCTGATGCAGCGCAACAGTCACCGCAAAATCTGGTTACTCATCTGTAGTTATATTTTCTATGGCGCTTGGGATTGGCGGTTTTTATCATTAATCTGGATATCCACCGTCATTGACTATATCTCTGGGGTGAAGCTGGCGGCTACAGACGATAAGAACAGTAGAACCAAATGGCTGATAGTCAGTCTCTGCGCCAATTTGGGTTTATTGGGATTTTTTAAATATTTTAACTTTTTCGTCGGTTCGGCGGCGGATTTTCTGGCATTTTTGGGTTTGCCGATGCAGTATCAAACCCTAAAAATCATCTTACCTGCAGGCATCAGCTTTTACACTTTCCAGACGATGAGTTATACTATAGATGTCTATCGAGGGAAGTTAGAAGCAGTTAAGAATTTCCGGGATTTTGCTTTATTCGTCAGCTTTTTTCCCCAGTTAGTCGCCGGTCCCATAGTTCGGGCTGCCGATTTCCTCCCCCAGTTAACCACCCCCAAAATTCTGGCTAAAGTTAATTTCCGCGATTGTTTGGTGCTGTTTTTAGTGGGTTTTATTAAAAAAGCCTGTGTATCTGATAGAATATCCGTGATTGTGGACCAGTATTTTGCCGCGCCAGATACTTACACCGCCAGTAGCGCTTGGGTGGGAGTGCTGTTTTACGCTGTGCAGATATACTGCGATTTTTCGGGTTATACGGATATGGCGATCGCCACCGCCGGTTTACTCGGCTACGAACTCTGTGTCAACTTTGATTTCCCATATTTTGCCACCAATATCAGCGAGTTTTGGCGCCGCTGGCATATGAGTCTATCTACTTGGTTGCGGGATTATCTCTATATTCCATTAGGCGGAAACCGAGGCAGCAAGCTGTTTGCTTATCGCAACTTAATGCTAACCATGTTATTAGGCGGACTCTGGCATGGAGCCGGGTGGAATTTTGTAATTTGGGGCGGTTTACACGGGGGAGCGCTCGTCTTACATCGGGTGTGGTCAAATCTGAAATTAGTTCGTAGTTGGGCTTCAGCCCAAATCTTACCATTCATCGGCGCCATCCTCACCTTCTACTGGGTATGTCTCGCCTGGATATTCTTCCGCGCCCGAGACTTTCACAGTGCCATATCCACTCTGCAATCTTTCGTCTTCTTCCATTCCAATGGCACCAACCAACTAGACCTAAATCTTCTGTGGGTGTTCGCCTTTTTCGCCCTCATCCACTTCGCCACCTACCGCCGTTTATTCCACAACTGGTGGCATCGCATTCCAGGATGGAGTTTTGCCGCTTTCTACGGCTTCGCTTTCTCCCTCGCCCTCCTGTTCATCGCCCCCAATTACGCCCCATTTATCTATTTTCAGTTTTAATTGGTCATTTGTCCTTGGTCATTTGTCCTTTGTTTGTTGACACAAGGGACAAATGACAAATGACAAATGACAAATAGTCTAAAGAGCAAATTCATCCAAACTCACCCCAGACAGCCGCCGCCGGACATATTCCTGCTGCTCTGGGCTGAATACTTGGTAAAATTTCTGGGAATTGGCATTTTTAATCTCTGTGCTGACAGTCCTTCCCGCTGCGGCTAAACTGACGGTTTTGGCTGCATCACCGTAATTTGCCAACATCTGCTCCTGAAAATCTATCCCCAAAACTGACAAAGTTTTTCTGCCACCGCTTGTGGTTGTTCTACCAGTTGCTCATATTGCACAAAAATATGATGCTTTTTGCCTAAATGATAGCGGCTAATTTCCACCGCTTCCAGCCAAATATTCACACATAAATCTACATCCCACTTACCATGCCACAGTTGGGGATATTTGTGTGTCACCTCATACAAAGATGCTACCACATCGGCGCCACTCCGTAATAAGTGAATTATCTTGACGTTAGCAAAATATTTTTCTATTTCTTTGATATAATAACGGTGTTCTGGGGTTTTTTCTAGCCAAATAGTTTTCCCCTGCTGTGCGGCTAAGGTAGTGAGAATTTCCGCAAATCTGCGGCTGTACAAGCTGATAAATGGCAATGGTGGCCAATTGGCCAGTAATTCAGGGTTGCCGATTTCTTTAACCAGAAAATTATCTACATATGGTGGAAATCTCCGGGAAACCATGCCCAAGGTTTTCCAAGGTTGTTTAGCCGGGACTAAGTGCTGAAAAAATTTAGTTTCGGGAAATGAAGCAATATCAGAATGTGCCGCCAAGATGCTTTGCAGCAGCGTGGTTCCAGAACGAGGACATCCCACGATAAATATGTTGTTGGTCATTGGTCATTTGTCCTTTGTCATTTGTCCTTTGTCATTTGTCCTTTGTCATTTGTCCTTTGTCAAATAATCCCAGTTACTCAATAAACTGCCCCAGAAAAATTCGTTTTCACAGGCGGCAATTAAATTATTGTCTAATTTGCCCCGATATTTGATATAATGTTTTAGCCAGCGCCGCAGGTTTCCCAGCAGAGTTTTGGTGAAAATTATCGGTTTTTGCCCAGGACTGGCGTTGAGCATCCGCAGGTGACAGGTGGCTAAACCGCAGGCATGAGCTAGGGTAAGCAAATATTGTTTTTCTAGGCGATTTTGGGGGATGTGATGGTATGAGTGCATGGCGGGATTATACCAAATTTCCCAACCGGCTTTATGGAGATAAAGTAATAACTCGTAATCTTCTCCTCCTAACATGGAATTGCCCACTCTCCCGACTAAAACGGGACGTGGGGGGACGCTGTTGCTAAAAGCCTGCTGGCGGACTACTAAGGCAGCGGCGGGGGGTAAATTCAAGGTGTCTGGGTTAAATTTTAGGGGGTTGTTGCCATGTTCTCGGATGGCGAGAAATGCCTGGATTTTTTTAAATTCTAAATCTGGGGGGGGTGGGATGTCAAAATCGCCGTGAATTTGACCGCTGAAGGCTCCAGCTTGGGGATATTGTGCGGCGAAGGTACAAGCGGCGGCTATCCAGTCGGGAGCGGGGATGCAGTCGTCATCGATAAAACCGATTAATTCGCCTTTTGCTTCTCTGGCTCCCCGCAGGCGAGCGAAGGCTGAGCCTTGTTCTGGTTCTAGGTAGTATTTTAAATTGGAGTTTTCCCCCCATTTCTCCTGATATGTTTTGACTACTTCGGCGGTGTTGTCGTGGCTGTTGTTGTCGATAACTAGAATTTCCCATTGCTGGTTTTCTAAGCCGGTTTGTTGTTGGAGTCGGTCTAAGAGTTTGGGCAATTTATTTGCCCCGTTGTAGGTGGGTATGACTATGGTAAATTTGTCCTTTGTCATTTGTCAAAAGTCCTTTGTCCTTTGTCCGGCGGGTTCCCCCCTTTCAAAGGGGGTTGGGGGATATCATTTGTCATTGGTGGGGGCACGGCGTCATAGAGATTCTGGTTTTATGATAAATATTAATGATGCCGTGCCCCTAGGAATAAACCGGTGGTGGACAAATAACCGTTTTTCCAGAGATAAAATGGGCTGTTTAAGCTGCCGATGAATAATTCTAATTGACAAGCGGGGATTAATTCGGTTTTGATGTGGTTTTTGTATTTGATGAGGAGTAAAATGATTTTGCGGATGTCGTTGAGGGCGTAGGCGACTAGAGCCAGTGGTCTTGCCCAGTTTGGAATGCCCAGCATCCGGGTGACGTGGCGACTGTGACCGATGCCTCGGAAAAAGGGGATTAAGTATTCTTTTTGCAGGCGATGTTTGGGGATTTTATGTTTGAGCTGCATGGCGGGGTTGTACCATATTGAGTATCCGGCTTTTTGGATGTAGGCTAATACTTCTAGGTCTTCGCCGGTGAGCATGCTGCCGGTTTTTCTGCCGCCGAGAATGCACCGATCGGGCACCGTATCCAACCATACCTGCTTCTGCACCACCAACCCAGCGGAAGGAGGGAGGATTTTTCTCCGAGGCTCATATAGTCTGGGTTCTGGTCCGCGCTGAGTGAGGGCGAAAAATGGCGCTAACTGGTCGAAGTTTGGCGGCGGTTCCACTTCAAAATCGCCAAAAATCTGGCTCCCATAGGCTCCGGCTTCAGGGTGTGCAGTATGAAAAGCCACAGCGGCGGCTACCCAGTCGGATGCGGGGAGGTTGTCATCATCGAGAAAACCAATCAGAGGGGCGGCGGCTTCTCGGATGGCTCGTTGACGGGCAAAACCGGCTCCTTGTTGGCTTTCAAAACAATAGCGCACGTTGTTGTAACCGGCAACAATTTGGGCGGTGTTGTCGGTGCTATTGTTATCAACTACCAGAATTTCCCAGGTGATGTTTTCGGTGTTGATTTGTTGTTGCAAACATTGGAGGACTTCCGGTAAGCGGTTGGCTCCGTTGTAGGTGCAGATAGCAACTGTAAACTGCATTTTTGTCCTTGGTCATTTGTCATTTGTCCTTGGGGTTAGGCCAGAAACCGGGTTTCTTAACTAAATCTAGGTAAAAATCCCAAGATTGTCGCAGAAACCCGGTTTCTCTCCCCCGCTATTCTAATCGTTTACTTTTGACTTCGATTACTTCCCCAATTACTGGCGAATCTTGTTTGCGGCTGGTGTAAACGGTGGTGGGTTCTGACCAGGGGTCGGAGGAGACGGGGGGACTTGGAGACGGGGTGACGGGGGGACTTGGAGACGGGGTGACGGGGGGACGGGGAGACGGGGAGTCCACTGGTTCCCTGGTTCCCTGGTCCCCTAGTCCCCATTCCCAATTCCCCCCAGTCCCCCCGTCTCCGGGTGGTTGGCTGCTGAATTGGAGTTGACCATCTTGGGAGTAAATGTGGATGGTGTCGCCGCTGGTGAATTTTTCGGCGAGGATGAGGTTGGCGATTTCGTTTTCTAGTAATCGCTGAATGGCTCGTTTTAGGGGTCTGGCGCCATATACGGGGTCATAACCGATTTCGGCGATGTAGTCCCGAGCGGTGGGGTAGAGTTGGAGGGTGATTTTTTGGTCGGCGAGGAGTTTTTCTAGCCGCTTGACTTGGATGCTGACGATTTGGCGGAGTTCGGCGCGGTTGAGGGGGTGGAAGATGATGATGTCATCGACGCGGTTGAGGAATTCGGGGCGGAAGTGGGAGCGGAGGGATTGGGTGACCCGATCGCGCATTTCCTCGTACTTACTATCATCCCCCGCCACATCCAAAATATGGTCGCTGCCGATATTGCTAGTCATCAAAATCGCGGTATTTCTAAAATCTACCGTGCGACCTTGAGAATCGGTGATGCGGCCATCATCCAAAACTTGCAGCAGGATATTAAATACGTCGGGGTGGGCTTTTTCCACCTCATCAAAGAGGATGGCGGCGTAGGCGTGACGGCGGACCGCTTCGGTGAGTTGTCCGCCAGCGTCATAACCGACGTATCCCGGAGGCGCCCCCACTAAGCGGGAAACCGAGTGTTTTTCCATGTATTCCGACATATCGATTCGCACGAGGGCGTCTTCACTGTCGAAAAGTGCTTCTGCTAAAGCTCGAGCTAGTTCGGTTTTGCCTACTCCCGTTGGACCCATGAACAGGAAAGAGCCGATCGGACGGTTGGGGTCTTTCATCCCGGCTCGGGCGCGGCGAATAGCCGCCGCTACCGCCGCCACCGCCTCAGTTTGACCAATCACCCGCTGATGTAGCTGTGACTCTAATTGCAGGAGTTTTTGCCGTTCCGACTCCAATAAGCGGTTAACCGGGATACCAGTCCACTTGGCGACAATTTCGGCGATATCCGCTTCCGTCACTTGCTCCCGCAGGAGCGTGGCGCCTTGTGATTGCAGTTTCAGCAGTTCCGCTTCTTTGGCTTCGCGATCGCGCTGCACCACCGCCAATTCCCCATACTTCAGCTTCGCCGCCAACTCCAAATTAGTCTTCCGTTCCGCCTGTTCAATGCGCAAGCGCAGTTGCTCTTCCTTCTCTTTCAGGGCATTAATCCCATCCAGAAGCTGCTTTTCACTCTGCCATTGCTGACTCAGGCCCTGCTGCTTCTCCGTCAGACTGCCAATTTCCCTAGCAATACGCTGCAAACGCTCTTGGGAACTCCGGTAGGCACTGGTTCCCACCGCCTCCCCTTCCCCTTCCAGAGAGAGCTTTTCCATCTCCAACTGCATCAAGCGGCGTTCCAGCATTTCCAGTTCCGCCGGTTTAGAAGTAATCTCCATTTTCAACTTAGCGGCAGCTTCATCCACCAAGTCAATAGCCTTATCGGGCAGAAACCGGTCTGAGATATACCGGTCCGACAACAACGCCGCCGCCACCAGAGCCGAGTCTAAAATCTTCACCCCGTGATGCACTTCGTAGCGTTCTTTCAAACCCCGCAAAATAGAAATTGCATCCTCAACCGTGGGCTGTTCTACCAGCACTTGCTGAAACCGACGCTCTAAAGCGGCATCTTTTTCTATATATTTGCGGTATTCATCCAGAGTCGTGGCGCCAATACAGCGCAATTCGCCCCGCGCCAGCATCGGTTTGAGCAAATTACCCGCGTCCATCGTCCCTTGACCCGCACCCGTCCCTACCACCGTGTGCAGTTCGTCGATAAATAGGACAATTTGACCCTCGGAGGCGGTGACTTCTCGCAACACACCGCGCAGGCGTTCTTCAAATTCCCCTCGGAATTTCGCCCCCGCAATTAAGCTGCCCATATCTAGGGAGATGAGTTGCCGGTTTTTTAGTGATTCTGGCACATCGCCGTTAACAATGCGTTGGGCTAAACCTTCGGCAATGGCAGTTTTGCCCACCCCCGGTTCTCCAATTAACACGGGGTTGTTTTTGGTGCGGCGAGATAAGACCTGAATCACCCGGCGAATTTCATCATCTCTACCGATTACCGGGTCTAGTTTACCTTTGCGGGCTTGTTCCGTGAGGTCTCGCCCGTATTTTTCTAAGACTTGATATTGAGTTTCGGGGGTTTCGCCGCTGGTAGCAGGCTCGGTGACTTTGGTGGTGCTTCTAATGACTTTAATGGCAGCTTCTAGCTGTTGCCGCTCAAAGGGGGTGCGGATATCTTTGGTGGCACCCTTGAGGGCGCGACGCCCCACGCGATCGTCCTCACACAGACCTAATAGCAGGTGTTCTACAGATATTTTCCGATCGTCCCAACTAGCGCGGGCCGCTTCCGCTTTATCCAGCAGCACATCCAAACCCCGCCCCAGGTATAAATCAGTATTGTTAGGGACTTTGGACTGTTTCTGGGCAAAAGTAGCCAGTTGTTGAGAGAGTTTTTCTGGGAAGATGCCAGACTTAGTGAGGATATTCGTGGCGAGTGCGTCTTGTTCCAAAAGCGCAATAGCTAAATGCTCCACTTCCAGATATTGATGCTGGTAGCGGCGAGCCACATCTTGGGATTTAACAATGGCTTCCCAGGCGGGGTCTGTAAACTTATTTGGGTCGGTGGGCTGCATCTTGTGGGGAAGTTTTTGGGGGACCAGGGTTCGTAGAGACAAGGCAATGCCATGTCCGCTGTAGCCCTTCTTCGGTGGGTTGAGAACCAAGAAACCGGGTTTCTCAATAAGATTCTGGTTTGACCCCAAAGATTTGGGTAAGAAACCCGGTTTCTTCAATCATTGTACCGCGATTATCTCACGCCAGGAGCTGATTTTTGCCCTTTGTTCCTGGGAACTAGACAAAGGACAAAGGACAAAGGACAAGTGACTTAGGCACTGGTTGCGGTCATTGCTGGTTGACTGCTGACAGCACCAAGGGTGTTTTCTTGAATTAATTCAATTTTGTAGCCATCGGGGTCCTCTACAAAGGCAATAACTGTGGTGCCATGTTTCATCGGTCCTGGCTCCCGGGTTACTTTACCCCCCCGGGCCTTCACCAGCTCGCAGGTGTTGTAGATATCCGCCACGCCGATCGCAATATGGCCGAAACCGCCGCCAATCTCATATTTTTCCACACCCCAATTGTAGGTCAGCTCGATAACCGTGTTGTCGGTTTCATCCCCATAGCCGACGAAAGCCAGGGTGAATTCACCACCGGGGTAGTCTTTCTGGCGCAGCAACTTCATTCCGAGAACGTCGGTGTAAAATTGCAGGGATTTTTCTAAGTTGCCCACGCGCAACATCGTGTGTAAAAGTCGCATTTGCTTACTTCAGAAAGAACCAGAAACCGGGTTTCTCAATCAGATTCTGGTTTAACCCCAAAGATTTGGGGAAGAAACCCGGTTTCTTTCAATCATAGCAGCAGCCGACCATAAAGCTGGCAGATTGACGATCGCTCCAATTTTCCCCCCATCTATTCTCGCCACACCGGTACAATAAGGAGCCAGTACCGGTTTCGCCTTGGCGGGTAAAGGTTCTACCTCCTCTGGGGATAGGGAAACCTTACCCACCACCGCCGACACCACCAACCCGATCGACTGCTGTTTGGGCAGCATTTCCCCATCTTTGGCATGATCAGTAATTACCACCACGGTCAATTCCTCACCCTCTAATGGCAGTGGCGGCTGAAATCCCATCAAATCGCTTAGCAAATCCGCCAAATCTACTACCCACAATAGAGGTGAATGGCCATTTGCGCCCACCCTCTGCGAATATACTCCCAAACAAGCATCCGCCATCCCCGGAATGGGATAAATTTCTCGTCGAGATACTACCATCACCTCTGGCGAGCATTCCCAAGGCACCAGTAATAGCACGTGTTTTCCCAGCCGGAGGCCAAAATAATCTTTCACGGTTTGTCATTTGTCATTTGTCCTTTGTCCTTTGTCATTTGTCCTTTGTCATTTGTCCTTTGTCCTTTGTGGCCTCATTTGTCCTTTGTCCTTTGATAGCAAGAGACAAGAGACA contains:
- a CDS encoding sulfotransferase domain-containing protein; this translates as MKTYIEAKEKNPERLMFVSYETLHEKPVEAVKKMTEFMGLDATMQMCANAVEHHRIEKKQELAGNSQFFRKGKVGSAREELPGETVDYIESKGMGMYDRAKQLEAMI
- a CDS encoding CDP-alcohol phosphatidyltransferase family protein; protein product: METWARERTRFIFDPIANSIGKLGITPNTITVMSLLLNLVAAVLIAKSYIFWGGMLMAFVAMPLDALDGTLARAMNQETKFGAFLDSVLDRFSEAAICLGLIALFVQSQDTWAIFGCSLAMFGSVMVSYTRARAEGLGIECRVGILTRLVRVIVMAIGLIGNVVVFAIWTLAVLSLFTSIQRIAHVYHTTRTEE
- the htpG gene encoding molecular chaperone HtpG, with product MTVLEQGTITIHTENIFPIIKKSLYSDHEIFLRELVSNAVDAISKLKMAGLSGDFSGDSGEPEITIAIDKDNKTLSISDNGIGMTADEVKKYINQVAFSSAEEFIEKFKGTADQIIGHFGLGFYSSFMVAKKVEIDTLSYQEGATAVHWSCDGSPMFQLEESSRATRGTTVTLTLGDEEQEYLEASRIKQLVKTYCDFMSVPIKLDGETINRQKAPWRESPSNLTKEDYLEFYRYLYPFQEEPLLWVHLKTDYPFLINGILYFPKLRPDVDVTKGNIKLFCNQVYVSDHCEEVIPKFLLPMRGVIDSPDIPLNVSRSALQMDRTVRKIADFIAKKVADRLKELYKNNRAEYISCWQDVGTFVKFGCLNDDKFKKQVEDIIIFRTTANLAPASAETPAVEVQSGEGDVWQEATPSSDKLDGPSYTTLPEYLERNKTRHENRVFYATDEVHQAQYIELHKSQGLEVLFMDSFIDPHFISFLEREYRDAKFSRVDSDLDETLLDKEKKASEIVDPTTNKTRSDQIKEIFEQALNKPKVNIRTEALKSEDPQGAPPAMVLLPEFLRRLRDMNALVAQEMAQFPEEHILLVNTSHPLIQNLVNLTQGSIIGSEKSPSAELAKMICQQVYELALMAQKGFDADTMKSFVERSNKLLTQLSDKALKG
- a CDS encoding MBOAT family protein; amino-acid sequence: MLFTEFRFFWFFAIVFLVYWLMQRNSHRKIWLLICSYIFYGAWDWRFLSLIWISTVIDYISGVKLAATDDKNSRTKWLIVSLCANLGLLGFFKYFNFFVGSAADFLAFLGLPMQYQTLKIILPAGISFYTFQTMSYTIDVYRGKLEAVKNFRDFALFVSFFPQLVAGPIVRAADFLPQLTTPKILAKVNFRDCLVLFLVGFIKKACVSDRISVIVDQYFAAPDTYTASSAWVGVLFYAVQIYCDFSGYTDMAIATAGLLGYELCVNFDFPYFATNISEFWRRWHMSLSTWLRDYLYIPLGGNRGSKLFAYRNLMLTMLLGGLWHGAGWNFVIWGGLHGGALVLHRVWSNLKLVRSWASAQILPFIGAILTFYWVCLAWIFFRARDFHSAISTLQSFVFFHSNGTNQLDLNLLWVFAFFALIHFATYRRLFHNWWHRIPGWSFAAFYGFAFSLALLFIAPNYAPFIYFQF
- a CDS encoding sulfotransferase, which codes for MTNNIFIVGCPRSGTTLLQSILAAHSDIASFPETKFFQHLVPAKQPWKTLGMVSRRFPPYVDNFLVKEIGNPELLANWPPLPFISLYSRRFAEILTTLAAQQGKTIWLEKTPEHRYYIKEIEKYFANVKIIHLLRSGADVVASLYEVTHKYPQLWHGKWDVDLCVNIWLEAVEISRYHLGKKHHIFVQYEQLVEQPQAVAEKLCQFWG